The following proteins come from a genomic window of Malus domestica chromosome 02, GDT2T_hap1:
- the LOC103402190 gene encoding methyl jasmonate esterase 1-like, giving the protein MIQKLELKNMVEKLLLFFLLFICLAKASTSTPSLPSNIHNKTKSPKHFVLIHGACHGAWSWYKVATLLRNSGHNVTALDLGASGINPIQVQQLPSLSEFVEPLTKVMVSLLPNEKVILVGHSLGGAVISIFMERFPHKVAAAVFVTAIMYGPTLNFSTVHAEVTKGRDLMDTQYRYDNGTNNPATSQVFGPKFMATSLYQLSPPQDLNLALSLVRLVPLYNYDVIKLTKEKYGSVRRVFIVADQDHAIALDAQNYMIKNNPPNEVKVINGSDHMVMFSKPVELFCHLQSIAENHS; this is encoded by the exons ATGATACAGAAATTGGAATTGAAGAACATGGTAGAGAAGCTCCTcttgtttttccttttatttatttgcttGGCAAAAGCGAGTACCTCAACCCCATCCCTGCCCTCCAACATTCACAACAAAACTAAAAGTCCAAAACATTTTGTGTTGATACATGGAGCCTGTCATGGGGCATGGAGTTGGTATAAGGTGGCGACTCTTCTGAGGAACTCAGGTCACAATGTAACAGCTCTAGACTTGGGAGCATCCGGGATCAACCCGATTCAGGTACAACAACTCCCTTCGTTATCGGAATTCGTCGAGCCTTTGACAAAGGTCATGGTGTCTCTACTACCAAATGAAAAGGTTATCCTCGTGGGTCACAGCTTGGGTGGAGCTGTCATATCTATTTTCATGGAGAGGTTTCCTCATAAAGTTGCTGCTGCGGTATTTGTCACAGCTATCATGTATGGTCCTACTCTCAATTTCTCAACTGTACATGCAGAG GTTACCAAAGGAAGGGATTTAATGGACACTCAATACAGATATGACAACGGGACCAACAACCCTGCAACCTCCCAAGTCTTTGGACCTAAGTTTATGGCGACAAGCTTGTACCAGCTCTCCCCACCACAG GATTTAAATCTAGCGTTATCGTTGGTGAGACTTGTTCCTTTATATAATTATGATGTAATAAAACTCACGAAGGAGAAGTATGGATCGGTTCGTAGAGTATTCATCGTGGCCGACCAAGACCATGCGATTGCGTTGGATGCGCAAAATTATATGATCAAGAACAATCCCCCAAATGAAGTGAAAGTGATAAACGGTTCTGATCACATGGTCATGTTCTCTAAACCAGTGGAGCTGTTCTGCCACCTCCAAAGTATTGCTGAGAACCATTCATAA